In Paraburkholderia bryophila, a single genomic region encodes these proteins:
- a CDS encoding tyrosine-type recombinase/integrase — translation MAKVNFTAARVEAHRCEQGKSQSFLWDSKTPGLGLRATAGEAKAYIFQGKIHGSTVRITIGNPRSWTIDQAQERARRLQTLIDGGVDPREQEAEQRAAHVARQAAKRRQDVTVDEAWGHYLEHLRTRISPKTKKPRSERYILDHVNLSSPGGGIAKRGGKEKVRGPLAPLMPLKLTEITATSMSQWLEGEIPRGSTNAGHAFGLFKAFIRWCDTHETYAGIIPHDAYASPKVKGILPRSAAKDDCLQREQLSVWFGAVRGIANPVISAYLQGLLITGARREELAALRWEDLDFRWRSLTMNDKVEGTGGRTIPLTPYLASLLLNLQRLNEIPPNNRQIARRAQRGEQWEPSKWVFASKTSSDGKIAEPRHAHNRALEPTGLPHISLHGLRRSFGTLSEWVEVPVGVVAQIQGHKPSAIAEKHYRRRPLDLLRMWHDKIEVWMLEQAKIKFEP, via the coding sequence GTGGCGAAGGTAAACTTCACTGCGGCTCGGGTAGAGGCGCATCGCTGCGAACAGGGTAAGTCGCAGTCGTTTCTTTGGGACAGCAAGACGCCTGGGCTCGGCCTGCGAGCCACGGCGGGCGAAGCCAAGGCCTACATTTTCCAAGGAAAGATCCATGGCTCGACCGTGCGGATTACGATCGGCAATCCGAGGAGCTGGACGATCGACCAGGCTCAGGAGCGAGCTCGTCGTCTCCAGACGCTTATTGACGGTGGTGTTGATCCACGCGAACAAGAGGCGGAGCAGAGGGCCGCGCACGTAGCCCGACAGGCAGCAAAGCGCCGCCAGGACGTAACGGTCGACGAAGCGTGGGGCCATTACTTGGAGCATCTGAGAACAAGGATCTCGCCCAAAACGAAAAAACCTCGTTCTGAGAGATACATCCTCGACCACGTCAACCTCTCGTCGCCAGGCGGAGGGATTGCAAAACGCGGGGGCAAAGAAAAAGTTCGTGGGCCATTGGCTCCGCTCATGCCGCTCAAATTGACCGAGATAACGGCAACATCTATGTCCCAGTGGCTCGAGGGAGAAATACCTCGTGGGTCAACAAATGCCGGGCATGCATTCGGTCTCTTCAAAGCGTTCATTCGGTGGTGCGACACTCACGAGACGTATGCAGGCATCATCCCGCACGATGCCTATGCTTCGCCAAAGGTCAAAGGCATTCTCCCTCGTAGTGCCGCGAAGGATGATTGCCTGCAACGCGAGCAGTTGTCGGTTTGGTTCGGTGCGGTACGCGGCATCGCGAATCCAGTTATTAGCGCGTACCTGCAAGGCCTTCTAATCACAGGGGCCCGTCGAGAGGAGCTGGCTGCACTCCGCTGGGAAGACTTGGACTTCAGGTGGCGTAGCCTAACGATGAACGACAAAGTGGAAGGCACCGGCGGTCGCACTATTCCGCTCACTCCATACTTGGCAAGCCTATTGTTGAACCTTCAACGACTAAACGAGATCCCTCCCAACAATCGCCAAATCGCGCGCCGGGCACAGAGGGGCGAGCAGTGGGAGCCGTCCAAGTGGGTGTTTGCCAGCAAGACCTCGTCGGACGGGAAAATTGCTGAACCACGTCATGCACATAATCGCGCGTTGGAGCCGACAGGTTTGCCGCACATTTCGCTGCATGGCCTGCGCCGATCATTCGGCACACTGTCGGAGTGGGTCGAGGTTCCCGTCGGCGTTGTCGCCCAAATCCAAGGGCATAAGCCGTCCGCAATTGCTGAGAAACACTACCGGCGTCGCCCTCTTGATCTGCTACGCATGTGGCATGACAAGATTGAAGTGTGGATGCTCGAGCAGGCGAAGATTAAGTTTGAACCCTGA
- a CDS encoding methyl-accepting chemotaxis protein, translated as MLSVIVVAVSGLSLKALSDSTDGFSDFVHGINARADMAVQVRTAVDRRAIAARNLVLVTKPQDLEIEKADVMRAHEDVQSDLKKLNDMIATTSDTSDKARSLVAEINRVEALYGPVATDIVNLALTNKRDDAIVKMDDQCRPLLAALIRSTDAYAEYTRSRQEQMINDYAAHYVSQRNLLIAICLIAVALAIGACVMITRAVTGPLRFAIDVARTVSQGDLRTRIAVEGSDETSKLLGALREMNERLTAIVGRVRDSSASIAGAARQIAAGNMDLSQRTEQQAASLQETASSMEELTSTVKQNADNAQQGSTLAANASSVAHKGSTVVGQVVSTMHDISDSSTKIAEITGIIEGIAFQTNILALNAAVEAARAGEQGRGFAVVASEVRSLAQRSSSAAKEIKDLIANSVEKIRDGSALAGEAGKTMTEVTQAVAQVTDIMAEIAAASTEQSRGIEQVNLAITQMDNVTQQNAALVEEAAAASRSMEDQGQQLNEVVAFFQIVNGEGGAVSVSPSRRDTRPRAVVAPPARRVAHASAAPVVALAGAGASGEDGWDKF; from the coding sequence ATGCTATCCGTCATCGTCGTCGCGGTTTCCGGCCTGTCTCTCAAGGCACTGAGCGATTCGACCGATGGTTTTTCCGACTTTGTCCACGGCATCAACGCGCGCGCGGACATGGCCGTGCAGGTGCGCACCGCGGTCGACCGGCGCGCGATCGCCGCGCGCAATCTGGTGCTCGTCACCAAACCTCAGGACCTCGAAATAGAAAAGGCCGACGTGATGCGCGCGCATGAAGACGTGCAGAGCGACCTGAAGAAACTCAACGACATGATCGCGACCACGTCCGATACCTCGGACAAAGCGCGCAGCCTCGTCGCCGAAATCAACCGCGTGGAGGCCTTGTACGGCCCCGTCGCCACGGACATCGTCAACCTCGCACTGACCAACAAGCGCGACGACGCCATCGTCAAGATGGACGACCAATGCCGGCCGCTGCTCGCCGCGCTGATCCGCTCGACCGACGCGTACGCCGAGTACACACGTAGCCGCCAGGAACAGATGATCAACGACTACGCGGCGCATTACGTGAGCCAGCGCAATCTGTTGATCGCGATCTGCCTGATCGCTGTGGCGCTCGCGATCGGCGCCTGCGTGATGATCACGCGCGCGGTGACCGGCCCCTTGCGTTTTGCGATCGACGTGGCGCGCACGGTATCGCAAGGCGATCTGCGCACGCGTATTGCCGTCGAAGGCAGCGACGAAACCAGCAAGCTGCTCGGCGCGCTGCGCGAAATGAACGAACGCTTGACGGCGATCGTCGGGCGCGTGCGCGACAGCAGCGCCAGCATCGCCGGCGCAGCACGGCAAATCGCGGCGGGCAATATGGACCTGAGCCAGCGCACCGAGCAGCAGGCCGCGTCGCTTCAGGAAACCGCGTCCAGCATGGAAGAGCTCACCTCGACGGTGAAGCAGAATGCCGACAACGCGCAGCAAGGCAGCACGTTGGCTGCGAATGCTTCGTCGGTGGCGCACAAGGGCAGCACGGTGGTCGGCCAGGTGGTGAGCACGATGCACGACATCAGCGATAGTTCGACCAAGATCGCGGAGATCACCGGGATCATCGAAGGGATTGCGTTTCAGACCAATATTCTGGCGTTGAACGCGGCGGTTGAAGCGGCGCGTGCAGGGGAACAGGGGCGTGGTTTTGCGGTAGTGGCTAGTGAGGTGAGAAGTCTCGCGCAACGGTCGTCGAGCGCGGCGAAGGAGATCAAGGATCTGATCGCCAACTCGGTGGAGAAGATTCGCGATGGGTCCGCGCTGGCGGGTGAAGCGGGTAAAACGATGACGGAAGTCACGCAGGCCGTCGCGCAGGTGACGGACATCATGGCGGAAATCGCGGCGGCTTCGACGGAACAAAGCCGCGGGATTGAGCAGGTCAATCTGGCGATTACGCAGATGGACAATGTTACGCAGCAGAATGCGGCGCTGGTGGAGGAGGCGGCGGCGGCTTCAAGGTCGATGGAAGATCAGGGGCAGCAGTTGAACGAGGTGGTGGCGTTTTTTCAGATTGTGAATGGGGAGGGGGGCGCGGTGTCGGTTTCGCCTTCGCGCAGAGACACGCGGCCGCGCGCGGTCGTAGCGCCTCCGGCGCGTCGGGTCGCGCATGCAAGCGCTGCACCGGTGGTCGCGCTGGCCGGTGCCGGCGCAAGTGGCGAGGATGGCTGGGATAAGTTCTGA
- a CDS encoding type I restriction endonuclease subunit R has translation MGKSEYSEDKMIQEDTARILNEELGWTSINAYDEAESDAAFLGRSLRSEVVLTRDVLAALKRINPGLPDAAYRQALEQVLAHDHSKTLVAINQEKYNLLRDGVLVHYRDKAGHMVHSRLSLIDFTEAHADNNDFKVIRELWIRGPIYTRRPDVIGYVNGLPLVFVELKRLDVAATDAYKKNYRDYRGWDATDKKAAVDGTIESLFHWNQLVVISNGEEARYGSITSTSEHFYQWKRLDEDDPELKKTEMQLPRLLHGMMHKERLLDLVENFVLFDASEGAISKVVARNHQFLGVNRVIARLNADDERVRAELAAGQLGVFWHTQGSGKSYSMVFLTEKIHRKLSSAYTFVIVTDRAELDEQISSTYTNCGRANAKTDQAKNSAALRAMLRDGNRGYVFSLIQKFNERVEEAYSERDDIIVISDEAHRSQYGRLALNMRKGLRRAKFLGFTGTPLIAAAEKQLTREVFGDYVSIYDFQRAVADGATLPLKYINRGEKLRIVDSKVSERIADYIDEARQNATAEDPWTDEKEDKLYQKLAGEYVIFTAPTRLDQVAQDFVEHYSERRNAVKDGNSKALLVCIDKITCVKMYDLIADKWRAKADKLEVDIVADETLFFQKGKSFPALLVQKRERLTWMRECEFCVVVSSEQGEIEEFRKWRNHRGEPLDIAPHRAKIVNRDLEREFKKAENPFRVAIVCAMWLTGFDVKSLATLYLDKPMQGHTLMQAIARVNRVGGGKANGLIIDYNGMIKSLRKALATFAQGDRGEGGGSSEGEQAYLQNEAEALAEYALSLRQVSEFLADLGFDLDEVIQAKGMDKGAKILEAVDLLASTDERRKTFGVHVQDIQAKYRSLFPSAGLYYYDDQEAALNAIYNKLQAARTAPDVTALLQDLYDVVDTAVTTEPSPTRTTKEYELSKIDFNRLRAEFRQIKQKNIVAMNLMEKIEARLKDMVVQNPTRIKLYERYQEIIAGYNKDKDATEIQKVMDDLFAMYDNLDEEAVRFQREGLDNEQQLAVFDLLQKDTLTPKEREAIKKVATELLAKLEKGHLLMDHLRDLATKQAKLKMEIENHLWDSEMTGLGYTAADIVNKSQAVFSHLFATAGDGSRVLH, from the coding sequence ATGGGGAAGTCCGAGTACAGCGAAGACAAGATGATCCAGGAGGACACCGCTCGTATCCTCAACGAGGAGCTTGGGTGGACTTCGATCAACGCCTACGACGAGGCCGAAAGCGATGCAGCATTTCTGGGGCGCAGCTTGCGTTCCGAAGTAGTGTTGACCCGTGACGTCTTGGCCGCGCTCAAGCGTATTAATCCGGGCCTGCCAGACGCCGCTTATAGGCAGGCGCTGGAACAGGTTCTGGCGCACGATCACAGCAAGACGCTGGTTGCCATCAATCAGGAGAAATATAACCTATTGCGCGACGGCGTCTTGGTCCACTACAGAGACAAGGCCGGCCATATGGTGCATAGCCGTTTGTCTCTGATTGACTTTACCGAAGCCCACGCCGACAACAACGACTTCAAGGTCATCCGCGAGTTGTGGATTCGCGGTCCGATCTATACCCGCCGCCCGGATGTCATTGGCTACGTTAACGGCCTGCCGCTGGTGTTCGTGGAACTGAAGCGACTGGATGTGGCCGCCACCGATGCCTACAAGAAAAACTACCGCGACTATCGCGGCTGGGATGCCACCGACAAGAAAGCGGCCGTGGACGGCACCATCGAGAGCTTGTTTCACTGGAATCAACTTGTGGTGATTTCCAATGGCGAGGAAGCCAGATATGGAAGCATCACGTCCACGAGCGAGCACTTCTACCAATGGAAGCGTCTCGACGAGGACGATCCCGAACTAAAGAAAACCGAGATGCAGTTGCCGCGCCTGCTGCACGGCATGATGCACAAGGAACGGTTGCTCGACCTCGTGGAAAACTTTGTCCTGTTCGATGCCAGCGAGGGCGCGATCAGCAAGGTCGTCGCGCGCAACCATCAATTCCTCGGCGTGAACCGTGTCATCGCCCGCCTGAACGCCGACGATGAAAGGGTGCGGGCCGAACTAGCCGCCGGGCAACTCGGAGTGTTCTGGCACACGCAGGGGTCAGGCAAGTCATATTCGATGGTTTTCCTGACCGAGAAGATTCATCGTAAGCTGTCGTCGGCCTACACCTTCGTGATTGTCACCGACCGTGCCGAGCTGGACGAACAGATCTCCAGCACCTATACGAACTGCGGACGGGCGAACGCCAAGACCGATCAGGCGAAGAATAGTGCCGCGTTGCGCGCGATGCTGCGCGACGGCAATCGCGGGTATGTGTTCAGCCTGATCCAGAAGTTCAATGAACGGGTGGAGGAGGCCTATTCGGAGCGCGATGACATCATCGTCATCAGCGACGAGGCGCACCGATCCCAGTACGGACGGTTGGCCCTGAACATGCGTAAGGGTCTGCGACGCGCCAAGTTCCTTGGCTTCACCGGCACGCCGTTGATCGCGGCAGCGGAAAAACAGCTCACTCGCGAAGTATTCGGGGACTACGTCTCGATCTACGATTTTCAGCGTGCCGTGGCTGATGGTGCGACCTTGCCACTGAAATACATCAATCGGGGCGAGAAGCTGCGGATCGTTGACTCGAAGGTGAGCGAGCGCATCGCCGACTATATCGACGAAGCTAGGCAGAACGCCACGGCGGAAGACCCGTGGACTGATGAGAAGGAAGACAAGCTCTATCAGAAGCTCGCGGGTGAATACGTCATCTTCACTGCGCCCACCCGGCTGGATCAGGTCGCGCAGGACTTCGTCGAGCACTATTCCGAGCGCCGCAATGCTGTGAAAGACGGCAACAGTAAGGCATTGCTGGTCTGCATCGACAAGATCACCTGCGTGAAGATGTACGACCTGATCGCGGACAAGTGGCGTGCTAAGGCCGACAAGCTGGAAGTAGACATCGTGGCCGACGAAACCTTGTTTTTCCAGAAAGGTAAGTCGTTTCCAGCGCTGCTAGTTCAAAAGCGTGAGCGCCTGACGTGGATGCGTGAGTGCGAATTCTGCGTGGTGGTGTCGTCGGAGCAAGGCGAGATTGAGGAGTTCAGGAAGTGGCGCAACCATCGTGGCGAGCCGCTGGATATTGCGCCGCACCGTGCCAAGATCGTCAATCGCGATCTGGAGCGTGAGTTCAAGAAGGCTGAAAACCCGTTTCGCGTGGCGATTGTCTGCGCCATGTGGCTGACCGGCTTCGATGTGAAATCCCTCGCCACGTTGTATCTGGATAAACCTATGCAGGGGCATACGCTGATGCAGGCCATTGCCCGTGTGAACCGTGTCGGCGGCGGGAAGGCCAACGGACTGATCATCGACTACAACGGCATGATCAAAAGCCTGCGCAAGGCGCTGGCAACGTTTGCTCAAGGTGACCGTGGAGAAGGGGGCGGCAGCAGTGAAGGTGAGCAGGCGTATTTGCAGAATGAAGCCGAGGCCCTAGCCGAGTACGCATTGAGCTTGCGTCAGGTATCCGAGTTCCTGGCCGATCTGGGCTTTGACCTAGATGAGGTGATTCAGGCCAAGGGCATGGATAAGGGCGCGAAGATCCTGGAGGCCGTCGATTTACTGGCATCGACGGACGAGCGCCGAAAGACGTTCGGTGTCCATGTGCAGGATATTCAGGCCAAGTATCGCAGCCTGTTCCCGAGTGCCGGCCTGTACTATTACGACGATCAGGAAGCTGCGCTCAACGCCATATACAACAAGCTGCAAGCGGCACGTACCGCGCCAGACGTGACGGCGCTGTTGCAGGATTTGTACGATGTGGTGGATACGGCCGTGACGACCGAGCCATCACCGACTAGGACGACGAAGGAGTACGAGCTTTCCAAGATTGACTTCAATCGCCTGCGCGCCGAGTTCCGGCAGATCAAGCAGAAGAATATCGTCGCCATGAACTTGATGGAGAAGATCGAGGCGCGGCTGAAGGATATGGTCGTGCAGAATCCGACGCGGATCAAGTTGTACGAGCGCTATCAGGAGATTATTGCCGGATACAACAAGGACAAGGATGCCACCGAAATTCAGAAGGTGATGGACGACCTGTTTGCCATGTACGATAACCTCGATGAAGAAGCCGTGCGGTTCCAGCGCGAAGGCTTGGACAACGAGCAGCAGTTGGCCGTATTCGATCTGTTGCAGAAGGACACTTTGACTCCAAAGGAGCGCGAGGCCATCAAAAAAGTGGCGACCGAGCTGCTGGCTAAGTTGGAGAAGGGCCACCTATTGATGGACCACCTGCGCGATCTGGCGACGAAGCAGGCCAAGTTGAAAATGGAGATTGAAAACCACCTGTGGGACAGCGAGATGACCGGCTTGGGCTATACCGCGGCCGATATCGTAAACAAGTCGCAGGCAGTGTTTTCGCACCTGTTCGCTACGGCAGGAGATGGATCGAGGGTGCTGCATTAA
- a CDS encoding glycosyltransferase: MKFVVVTYGTEGDTRPLAALCAALVDAGHEARLLGDRATLESGRALGIPVTALAGDIKASLQPALSGAGAVAGRSRFNNTANALAGIANDHAEAWLRETVTAGDGCDAVIVSGLAAFVGLSAAEYLGVKAIGAGLIPISPTRAFASPFFPPTRVPSFLNRASHAFVNGVLWRAFRKKLNAARATVCKLPPRQGLWTEHPMLYGVSPRLVNPPADWPANAHLCGQWITPLTDWTPPQDLAEFLAQGDAPIYVGFGSMTSFNAQTALEEVIAAAGGRRTLLHRGWSDMDVSSLPANFHVVGDIPHEWLFPRMSVVVHHGGSGTSHSAARAGIPSVVVPFAGDQFFWANRLQRAGIAGEPVDGKNLRAAGLSRAIDYAERAEVRVRAQTIGGLMREENGVGCAVSLIKAMMGSRVASQGGENDKAGSRPNAVQLRSLLRTRTV; this comes from the coding sequence ATGAAATTCGTCGTCGTCACGTACGGCACCGAGGGCGATACGCGACCGCTAGCCGCGCTGTGTGCGGCGCTCGTCGACGCGGGGCATGAAGCGCGCTTGCTTGGCGACCGTGCAACACTCGAGTCGGGACGGGCATTGGGCATTCCGGTGACCGCGTTGGCCGGCGACATCAAGGCCAGTTTGCAACCAGCGCTGAGCGGCGCTGGTGCCGTGGCGGGAAGAAGCCGATTCAACAACACAGCGAACGCGCTGGCAGGCATCGCGAACGACCATGCGGAGGCCTGGCTTCGCGAAACGGTGACGGCGGGGGATGGATGCGACGCCGTGATCGTCTCCGGTCTCGCGGCGTTCGTGGGATTGTCGGCTGCCGAATACCTCGGCGTAAAAGCGATCGGCGCCGGCCTGATTCCCATCAGCCCGACGCGCGCGTTTGCCTCGCCGTTCTTTCCGCCCACGCGGGTTCCATCGTTTCTGAACCGCGCCAGCCACGCGTTCGTCAATGGCGTTCTGTGGCGCGCGTTTCGTAAGAAGCTCAATGCGGCTCGCGCGACGGTATGCAAGCTTCCTCCGCGGCAGGGGCTGTGGACCGAGCATCCGATGCTTTATGGCGTCTCGCCCCGTTTGGTGAATCCGCCTGCCGACTGGCCCGCCAACGCGCACTTGTGTGGGCAATGGATAACACCGTTGACCGACTGGACACCGCCGCAGGATTTGGCGGAGTTTCTGGCGCAAGGCGACGCGCCGATCTACGTCGGGTTTGGGAGCATGACGTCGTTCAATGCGCAAACGGCGCTGGAGGAAGTGATCGCCGCGGCAGGAGGCAGGCGGACGTTGCTTCATCGCGGCTGGAGCGATATGGACGTTTCAAGCTTGCCCGCGAACTTTCATGTGGTCGGGGATATTCCTCACGAGTGGCTCTTTCCGAGAATGTCCGTCGTGGTCCATCACGGCGGTTCGGGGACGAGTCACTCCGCCGCACGAGCTGGCATTCCTTCGGTCGTGGTTCCGTTTGCGGGGGACCAGTTCTTTTGGGCCAATCGGCTTCAGCGCGCGGGCATTGCGGGTGAACCGGTGGACGGGAAGAATCTGCGGGCGGCTGGGCTTTCTCGCGCTATTGATTATGCCGAACGGGCGGAGGTGCGGGTTCGCGCTCAAACGATTGGCGGTCTGATGCGGGAGGAGAATGGGGTGGGGTGCGCGGTGTCGTTGATCAAGGCAATGATGGGGAGTCGTGTAGCGTCACAGGGCGGTGAAAACGACAAAGCCGGCTCAAGGCCTAATGCCGTTCAGTTAAGGTCTCTTTTGAGAACTCGAACTGTGTAA
- a CDS encoding TetR/AcrR family transcriptional regulator: MARPKSEDKRNAILAAAASVIAEQGLGAPTARIAKLAAVAEGTLFTYFDSKDDLLNALYLDIKAELREVMMTTYPQHASVKERVQHVWNQFVDWGVAQPQKRRAMAQLTVSERLTEHTRATGMQSFADINGMIKASVASGALHDHPPAFQSAIMSALAETTMDFIAREPDQAARYRAAGFDAFWNAIAKH; encoded by the coding sequence ATGGCCCGTCCCAAAAGCGAAGACAAACGTAACGCCATCCTTGCCGCCGCGGCCTCGGTGATCGCCGAGCAGGGGCTGGGTGCGCCGACTGCGCGGATTGCAAAGCTGGCGGCTGTGGCGGAAGGCACGCTGTTCACGTACTTCGACAGTAAAGACGACTTGCTGAACGCGTTGTACCTGGACATCAAGGCCGAACTGCGCGAAGTGATGATGACCACGTATCCGCAGCACGCGAGCGTGAAGGAGCGTGTTCAGCACGTGTGGAACCAGTTCGTCGACTGGGGCGTCGCGCAACCGCAAAAGCGCCGCGCCATGGCGCAACTGACCGTGTCCGAAAGGCTCACCGAGCATACGCGGGCCACCGGCATGCAGTCGTTTGCCGACATCAACGGAATGATCAAGGCGAGCGTGGCGAGCGGCGCGTTGCACGATCATCCGCCGGCGTTTCAGTCGGCGATCATGAGCGCGCTCGCGGAAACCACCATGGATTTCATCGCACGCGAACCGGACCAGGCCGCGCGCTATCGTGCGGCCGGTTTTGACGCGTTCTGGAACGCGATCGCCAAACACTAA
- a CDS encoding IS4 family transposase produces the protein MLADDLRFLVESQPPLEWGRLGQHLPYEWIEYAVQATGSASVRRRRLPAQQVVWLVIALALYRHQSISEVVDELDLALPAPDASFVSKSAVAQARQRIGAAPLAWLFHESARNWVAQDQARYLFKGFSLFAMDGTTLRTADSAANRRHFGASAAAHGRIGSYPQLRAVTLTALATHLVRDAVFGPYDINEMIWARELIDRVPADSITVFDKGFLSAQLLCNLVSGGQNRHYIIPAKSNLRWEVVSGCDGDQIVRMRVSPQARAKCPDLPEFWQARAVLAVDAKGRQRTLLTSLTDRRRFRGADIVSCYERSWQIETSYHELKQSMLGMDLTLRSQTVEGVYQEFWGALIAYNLIRLEMAKAAIDAGHSPEEISFIRAFHTIQYEMTWAAVTRSYGKLPTLLKRLRERLKQLPNEKRPGRRCVRAVKSRPFRYTVRVLKRDLN, from the coding sequence ATGCTGGCCGATGATCTGCGCTTCCTTGTTGAGTCACAGCCGCCGCTCGAATGGGGACGGCTGGGCCAGCATCTGCCGTATGAATGGATCGAGTATGCCGTGCAGGCCACCGGCAGCGCCAGCGTGCGCCGGCGTCGGTTACCCGCGCAGCAGGTCGTCTGGCTGGTGATTGCGCTAGCGCTGTACCGGCACCAGTCGATCAGCGAAGTCGTCGATGAACTGGACCTTGCGCTGCCTGCCCCGGATGCGTCATTTGTCAGCAAGAGCGCCGTCGCCCAGGCGCGACAGCGCATCGGGGCCGCACCACTGGCCTGGCTGTTTCACGAATCGGCCAGAAACTGGGTCGCGCAGGATCAGGCGCGGTACCTCTTCAAGGGATTCTCACTGTTCGCGATGGATGGCACCACGCTGCGCACCGCCGACAGTGCCGCCAACCGCAGACATTTCGGCGCCTCGGCCGCCGCTCATGGCCGGATTGGCAGCTATCCCCAACTGCGTGCAGTAACCCTCACCGCACTGGCCACGCATCTGGTACGTGATGCAGTGTTCGGCCCTTACGATATCAACGAGATGATCTGGGCGCGCGAACTCATCGATCGTGTGCCGGCTGATTCCATCACCGTATTCGATAAAGGCTTCCTGTCGGCCCAGCTGCTGTGCAATCTTGTTTCAGGTGGCCAGAACCGGCATTACATCATCCCGGCCAAATCCAATTTGCGCTGGGAGGTCGTGAGCGGGTGCGACGGGGACCAGATCGTGCGCATGCGCGTGTCGCCGCAGGCCCGTGCGAAATGCCCGGATCTGCCCGAATTCTGGCAAGCGCGCGCCGTGCTTGCCGTCGATGCAAAGGGGCGGCAACGAACACTGCTGACGTCCCTGACCGATCGAAGGCGTTTCCGGGGCGCCGATATTGTGTCGTGCTACGAGCGTAGCTGGCAGATCGAGACCAGTTACCATGAACTGAAACAGTCGATGCTGGGCATGGACCTGACTCTGCGTAGTCAGACCGTGGAAGGTGTCTACCAGGAGTTCTGGGGGGCGTTGATCGCCTATAACCTGATCCGCCTGGAGATGGCCAAAGCGGCGATCGACGCCGGGCACTCACCCGAAGAAATCAGCTTCATCCGCGCGTTCCACACCATTCAGTACGAAATGACGTGGGCCGCCGTGACGCGCTCGTACGGCAAACTGCCCACGCTGCTCAAGCGCCTGCGTGAACGGCTCAAGCAACTTCCCAACGAGAAACGGCCCGGACGCAGATGCGTTCGGGCCGTCAAATCCAGACCGTTTCGTTACACAGTTCGAGTTCTCAAAAGAGACCTTAACTGA
- a CDS encoding TetR/AcrR family transcriptional regulator — protein MPDPDPSGRRARKQIQTQALLAETAIRLFETHGFDTVTMEQIAAGADVAKGTLYNHFATKEAVLAHWIHAQLQADLVRLQQRIARQTTFVAALSLLLDASAAWCEKHGSLLLPYIRFRFLSLAPSAGRDDAASKADMTDGFALLIAKGQAAGELRDDLPAAHLAALFHHLYLGALMRWLTLPGLKLKREFAAVVDLFVNGASTSTTLTDRRAGKS, from the coding sequence ATGCCCGATCCCGATCCTTCCGGCCGACGCGCGCGCAAGCAGATTCAGACACAAGCGCTGCTGGCTGAAACCGCCATACGCCTATTCGAAACGCACGGCTTCGACACTGTGACGATGGAACAGATCGCAGCCGGCGCGGATGTCGCGAAGGGCACGCTCTACAACCATTTCGCGACCAAAGAAGCGGTTCTGGCGCATTGGATTCATGCACAACTGCAGGCGGACCTCGTCCGCTTGCAACAACGCATAGCCCGTCAGACCACTTTCGTGGCGGCGTTGTCCCTGCTGCTGGACGCGTCGGCAGCCTGGTGCGAAAAGCACGGTTCGTTGCTGTTGCCGTATATCCGGTTTCGCTTTCTCAGCCTTGCGCCGTCGGCGGGGCGCGATGATGCGGCCTCTAAGGCCGATATGACCGACGGTTTCGCGCTGCTGATCGCCAAAGGTCAGGCTGCGGGCGAGTTGCGTGACGACCTCCCTGCCGCGCACCTGGCCGCGCTCTTTCATCACCTGTATCTCGGTGCGCTGATGCGCTGGCTGACGCTGCCGGGACTCAAACTGAAACGGGAGTTCGCGGCGGTCGTCGACCTGTTCGTCAATGGTGCGAGCACGTCGACCACGTTGACGGACAGGAGGGCCGGGAAGTCATGA